The following proteins are co-located in the Candida dubliniensis CD36 chromosome 3, complete sequence genome:
- a CDS encoding COMPASS histone methyltransferase subunit, putative (Similar to S. cerevisiae SWD1;~In S. cerevisiae: required for transcriptional silencing near telomeres), translated as MNLSLQDPFSVAKEFPETLTNTLNYGHSVAIQFNHKGDYLASGLSDGSIVIYEMVSSGVIAHLNQYCHIRPITSITWSKCGRYLLTSSQDWWVKLWDLSKVNTDIDDSPVIRQVKFDGPIWSACMHPTNPFIFTASLFEDSPVYVDFTIKDQPPQITTLTTTPLEMNEPTEGDDEEEVARKKRKKMEKHMTLVSIFTHEGNYIFTGTSKGWLNIFDTTTSTRELKLVRSIKLANSNIKNLMISQNGRKLAVNSSDRIIRQIDLPDLINVEDSNEWDFEIDHKYQDVVNRLQWNSVSFNHNAEFLVASTHGQSSHDLYLWETSMASLVKILEGSNEELVDVKWNYSRCTIGSIGLDSGIIYLWSVQFPQKWSALAPDFVEIEENIEYLEKEDEFDIIDEDELHKKRLEEEDYVADVLKMDTTDARGFDITQDSFIIPINYEKNFYD; from the coding sequence ATGAATTTATCTCTACAAGATCCATTCTCGGTGGCTAAAGAATTTCCTGAAACATTAACCAATACCTTAAATTATGGTCATTCAGTGGCCATCCAATTCAACCACAAGGGTGATTATTTAGCATCGGGCTTATCTGATGGATCAATAGTGATATACGAGATGGTATCTAGTGGGGTAATAGCACATCTAAACCAATACTGTCATATAAGGCCTATTACTTCAATTACGTGGTCCAAGTGTGGAAGGTATTTATTGACGTCTTCACAGGATTGGTGGGTCAAGCTATGGGATTTAAGCAAAGTGAATAcagatattgatgattcaCCAGTTATTCGGCAAGTCAAATTTGATGGACCAATATGGCTGGCTTGTATGCATCCCACGAACCCGTTTATTTTCACTGcttcattatttgaagaTTCACCAGTTTATGTAGATTTCACAATAAAGGATCAACCACCTCAAATTACTACATTAACAACGACACCTTTAGAAATGAATGAACCTACAGAaggtgatgatgaagaagaagttgcaaggaaaaaaagaaaaaagatgGAAAAACACATGACATTGGTGCTGATATTCACTCATGAGGgtaattatattttcaCTGGCACCAGTAAAGGATGGttaaatatatttgatactacaacatcaacaaggGAGTTGAAATTGGTCCGTTCAATAAAATTAGCCAACTCAAACATAAAAAACTTAATGATATCTCAAAATGGAAGAAAATTAGCAGTCAATTCGTCAGATCGAATAATACGACAGATTGACCTACCGGATTTGATAAATGTGGAAGATTCCAACGAATgggattttgaaattgatcatAAATATCAAGATGTGGTGAATCGATTACAATGGAATTCAGTGTCATTCAATCACAACGCAGAGTTTCTTGTTGCATCAACCCATGGCCAATCCTCGCATGATCTATATCTTTGGGAAACGTCCATGGCGTCATTGGTGAAAATCCTAGAAGGGTCGaatgaagaattggttGACGTCAAATGGAATTATTCTCGTTGCACAATAGGATCAATTGGATTAGATAGTGGAATAATATACCTTTGGTCAGTACAATTTCCTCAAAAATGGAGTGCATTGGCACCTGACTTTGTTGAGATTGAAGAGAATATTGAGTATTTAGAAAAGGAAGATGAGTTTGATATTATAGATGAAGATGAGCTACATAAGAAGCGATTGGAAGAGGAGGATTATGTTGCTGATGTGTTAAAAATGGACACAACTGACGCTCGAGGATTCGATATAACCCAGGATTCATTTATTATCCCCATTAATTATGAAAAGAATTTCTACGATTGA
- a CDS encoding pre-mRNA-splicing factor, putative (Similar to S. cerevisiae RSE1;~In S. cerevisiae: associates with U2 snRNA and is involved in ER to Golgi transport): MLINDESIYLYNLTLKPPSHYISSIVGHFYKQGNSTKNAQQLVLASYTTLQLFEVNEETGKLELQSSQNLLGTINSIEKICISEVDGVVITSDSGNLSILEYDNTSKKFISKIQEPMTKNGWGRNYVGENLAIDPENRCILVAAMEKNKLLYKIESTSSGSKELSSPLEAHSKQVSCLKIVALNTDHNNPLFGALELTPEKNFIINYYELDQGLNHVVKKKPASLNSDPLPDDVNYMIPLPGHIGGMLVCGSNWCFYDKLDGPRIYLPLPRRDGQTQESIIVNHVTHVLKKKNFFILLQNTLGDLFKLTVDYDFDKETIKNISITYFDTIPPALSLNIFKNGFLFVNVLNNDKLLYQFEKLGDDLAENELVINSSDYDSLDNVRGTDTTTFKLKGLDNLALIDVLETLSPIIDSRINDSKLVTLSSHSYVKSITHGVPTTTLVESPLPITPTDIFTTKLSLESANDEYLVISSSLSSKTLVLSIGEVVEDVEDSEFVLDQSTISVQQVGIASVVQVYSNGIKHIRTVNGKKKTTDWFPPAGITITHASTNNQQVLIALSNLNVVYFEIDSTDDQLIEYQDHLEISTTITAMAIQEHNSEKSSFAIIGCSDETIQVVSLQEDNCLEIKSLQALSANSSSLKMLKSSGKETHVHIGMENGVYARIKIDTINGNLSNSRVKYLGSKPVNLSVIKFSNEIEGVLAISSAPWISYLYRDSFKITPLLEIDITNGSSFISEDIGGEGIVGIKDNNLVIFSVGKEDSVFDPSQDLTITNTKLRYTPRKMITHGDRLFISESEYNVQGPFKCNINGNVKENVDEDYYEAFGYDRKQDSWASCIQVVDDKTNQVIQSLQFEENESIVSMSDVAFNKSLSSVHASHLVVGVCTNQTILPNSYEKSYLYTFKIGKKHLQLVHKTELDYIPQVLENFQDKLLVASNNHIQLYDIGQKQLLKKSTTIIDFSQNINKIIPQSNRIIICDSHKSSIIFAKFDDSQNQFVPFADDIMKRQITSIMNLDIDTLIGGDKFGNIFVTRIDEDISKQADDDWTILKSQEGILNSCPYKLQNLIEFHIGDIITSLNLGCLNLAGTESVIYTGLQGTIGLLVPLVSKSEVELLFNLQLLMQQFQNNLVGKDHLKFRSYYNPIKNVIDGDLLERFLEFDTSLRIEISRKLNKSVNDIEKKLIDLRNRSAF, from the coding sequence ATGTTGATCAATGATGAATCGATATACTTGTATAATTTAACTTTGAAGCCACCTTCCCATTATATATCGTCGATAGTTGGACACTTTTACAAACAAGGCAATTCCACAAAGAATGCGCAACAATTGGTTCTTGCCTCATACACCACATTACAACTATTTGAAGTAAATGAAGAAACAGGCAAACTTGAACTTCAATCTTCCCAAAACTTGCTTGGCACAATCAATagcattgaaaaaatttgtatTTCTGAAGTTGATGGGGTAGTCATAACCAGTGATTCTGGGAATCTATCAATATTGGAATACGATAATACAagtaaaaaatttatttcaaagATCCAAGAACCAATGACAAAAAATGGATGGGGGAGAAATTATGTTGGTGAAAACTTAGCCATTGACCCAGAGAATCGATGTATATTAGTAGCAGCAATGGAGAAAAACAAACTATTGTATAAAATAGAGTCAACTTCTCTGGGTAGCAAGGAATTAAGTTCACCCTTGGAGGCACATTCAAAACAAGTTTCATGTTTAAAAATAGTTGCATTGAATACAGATCATAACAATCCATTATTTGGAGCTCTTGAATTGACTCCTGAGAAAAACTTCATTATAAACTATTATGAATTAGATCAAGGTTTAAACCATGTGGTCAAAAAGAAACCCGCTTCATTGAATCTGGATCCATTACCTGATGATGTCAATTATATGATCCCGTTACCTGGCCATATTGGAGGTATGCTTGTTTGTGGATCCAATTGGTGTTTCTATGATAAATTGGATGGTCCTAGAATATACTTACCCTTGCCAAGACGAGACGGACAAACTCAAGAGtcaattattgttaatcATGTTACCCATGtgttaaagaaaaagaatttttttatattactTCAAAACACATTAGGCGATTTGTTTAAACTAACTGTCGATTATGACTTTGATAAAGAAACCATTAAGAATATTTCAATCACTTATTTTGACACGATTCCTCCAGCACTCAGTCTAAAcatttttaaaaatggGTTTTTGTTCGTTAATGTACTAAATAATGACAAGTTGTTgtatcaatttgaaaaattaggAGATGATTTAGCAGAAAATGAATTGGTCATCAATTCTTCAGATTATGATAGTTTGGATAATGTGCGAGGAACCGACACCACCACATTCAAATTGAAAGGATTGGATAATTTGGCATTGATTGATGTTTTGGAAACGTTAAGTCCCATAATTGATTCTAGAATTAATGATTCTAAATTAGTCACTTTATCTTCTCACTCATATGTGAAATCGATAACGCATGGTGTCCCAACAACTACATTAGTTGAGTCGCCCTTACCTATAACTCCGACAGATATCTTCACAACAAAATTATCACTAGAGTCGGCCAATGATGAATATTTGGTTATATCGTCATCGTTATCGTCAAAAACATTGGTACTTTCCATTGGAGAAGTTGTCGAGGATGTTGAAGATTCTGAATTCGTGCTTGATCAATCTACTATATCCGTACAACAAGTAGGGATTGCATCGGTGGTACAAGTATATTCCAATGGTATTAAGCATATTAGAACCGTAAAcgggaaaaagaaaactacTGATTGGTTCCCACCAGCAGGAATAACAATTACTCATGCCAGTACTAATAATCAACAAGTTTTAATTGCGCTATCTAACTTAAATGTGGTCTATTTCGAAATTGACTCGACAGATGATCAATTAATCGAATATCAAGATCATTTAGAAATCTCAACTACAATAACAGCAATGGCAATTCAAGAACACAATAGTGAAAAAAGTTCATTTGCAATTATTGGCTGTTCTGATGAAACGATTCAAGTGGTCTCGTTACAGGAAGATAATTGTcttgaaatcaaatctcTACAAGCATTGTCGGCAAATAGTTCAAGTTTGAAAATGCTAAAACTGTCTGGTAAAGAGACACACGTACATATTGGTATGGAAAATGGTGTTTATGCAAGAATCAAAATAGATACCATAAATGGGAATCTTTCCAACAGCAGGGTTAAATATCTTGGTTCTAAGCCGGTAAATTTAAGTGTCATTAAATTCTCTAACGAAATTGAAGGAGTATTAGCTATATCTTCAGCACCTTGGATATCATATTTGTACCGAGACTCTTTTAAGATAACACCATTGTTAGAAATTGACATTACGAATGGATCTTCATTTATATCTGAAGATATTGGTGGTGAAGGAATAGTGGGGATAAAAGATAATAACTTGGTAATATTTTCAGTGGGTAAAGAAGATAGTGTATTTGACCCTCTGCAAGATTTGACAATTACCAACACTAAATTGAGATATACTCCTAGAAAAATGATCACTCATGGGGACCGTTTGTTTATATCTGAACTGGAATATAATGTACAAGGTCCATTTAAGTGCAATATAAATGGCAATGTGAAGGaaaatgttgatgaagattaTTATGAAGCATTTGGATATGACCGCAAGCAAGATAGCTGGGCGTCGTGTATCCAAGTTGTCGACGACAAGACAAATCAAGTTATTCAAAGCTTACAATTTGAAGAGAATGAAAGTATTGTTTCTATGAGTGATGTCGCTTTTAATAAACTGTTGTCGTCTGTGCATGCTTCAcatcttgttgttggtgtGTGTACAAATCAAACTATTTTGCCTAATTCTTATGAGAAAAGTTATTTGTATACTTTTAAAATTGGTAAGAAACATTTACAATTGGTTCATAAAACTGAATTGGATTATATCCCACAAGTGTTAGAAAATTTCcaagataaattattagttgCATCAAACAATCATATACAATTATATGATATTGgacaaaaacaattattgaaaaaatccaCCAccataattgatttttcacaaaatatcaataaaatcattCCTCAATCGAATcgaattattatttgtgaTTCTCATAAGAGTTCTATTATATTTGccaaatttgatgattctcaaaatcaatttgttccATTTGCTGATGATATCATGAAACGACAAATCACATCGATTATGAATTTGGATATAGACACATTAATTGGTGGTGataaatttggaaatataTTTGTTACTCGAATAGATGAAGATATTTCGAAACAagctgatgatgattggACAATATTGAAATCTCAAGAAGGAATTTTGAATAGTTGTCCATATAAGTTacaaaatttgattgaatttcATATTGGAGATATAATAACTTCATTAAATTTAGGTTGTTTGAATTTGGCCGGTACTGAAAGTGTCATATATACTGGATTGCAAGGGACAATTGGATTATTGGTTCCTTTAGTTTCGAAAAGTGAAGTTGAATTGTTATTCAATTTGCAGCTTCTTAtgcaacaatttcaaaataatcttGTTGGTAAAGACCATTTAAAGTTTAGAAGTTATTATAACCCAATCAAAAATGTAATTGATGGTGATTTATTAGAACGCTTCTTAGAATTTGACACATCATtgagaattgaaatttctagaaaattgaacaaaagtgttaatgatattgagaaaaaattgatagaTTTAAGAAATAGATCGGCATTTTAG
- a CDS encoding cysteine sulfinic acid decarboxylase (EC 4.1.1.29), putative (Similar to Carassius auratus (Goldfish) GAD65; Mus musculus Gad2; Mus musculus Csad), translating into MTIESNLETNRSEELDNLLTKLKPRLLAYIDEADPKSSNYKPESLGTFHEPKFLKQQFIDPDNDLDTPCTEEELFETIDKVLKFSVNTWNPGFLDKLYASNNPIGVISDILLSILNTNSHVYTVSPVLSVLENYIGKKYAQLFFHNETCGGLTFSGGSWSNITSLQIARSLKYPDTKVKGNGDYKFALYTSKHCHYSVEKGAILLGLGSENVFKVDVDENGVMDVNSLKQVIERTKKEGYTPLYINATAGTTVFGSYDPFLEISKVAKEHNIHFHIDGSWGGNVIFSPKYRNRLAGSEYADSITVNPHKMLGIPNTCSFLLLPQVANFQTAMSLKAPYLFHGRESGSDENYDLADGTMGCGRRSDAFKFYLGWLYYGEQGFAKRVEHAYSIMEYFVQSIESNPNFEIVGPQSPQCLQVCFYYHPTTVNKSNTEITRYVSRELHKLGKYLVDFSPNPVDDTQGEFFRVVFNSPILSDKIVDELIASIISVGRELE; encoded by the coding sequence ATgacaattgaatcaaatttagaAACCAATAGATCTGAAGAATTAGACAATTTATTGACCAAATTAAAACCTCGGTTACTTGCCTATATTGATGAAGCAGACCCTAAATCATCCAATTATAAACCGGAATCCTTAGGTACTTTCCATGAaccaaaatttttaaaacaacaatttattgatccagataatgatttagataCACCATGcactgaagaagaattatttgaaactaTTGATAAGGTCTTGAAATTTTCAGTAAATACTTGGAATCCAGGTTTTTTAGACAAATTATATGCGTCAAATAATCCTATTGGGGTAATTTCTGATATATTATTGAGTATTTTAAATACCAATTCTCATGTTTATACTGTTTCACCAGTTTTATCAGTGCTTGAGAATTATATTGGTAAAAAATATGCTCAATTATTTTTCCATAATGAAACTTGTGGAGGTTTAACTTTTAGTGGTGGTTCTTGGTCCAATATCACCAGTTTACAAATTGCCAGATCTTTAAAATACCCTGATACTAAAGTCAAAGGGAATGGTGATTACAAGTTTGCATTATATACCAGTAAACATTGTCATTATTCTGTTGAAAAAGGAGCTATTTTATTGGGGTTAGGATCAGAAAATGTATTTAaagttgatgttgatgaaaatggGGTAATGGATGTTAATTCTTTGAAACAAGTTATTGAAAGAACCAAGAAAGAAGGATATACCccattatatataaatgCCACTGCCGGTACTACTGTATTTGGGTCTTATGATCCGTTCTTGGAAATTAGTAAAGTTGCTAAAGAACATAATATCCATTTCCATATCGATGGGTCTTGGGGTGGCAATGTTATTTTTTCACCAAAATATAGAAACAGATTAGCTGGAAGTGAATATGCTGATTCCATTACTGTTAATCCACATAAAATGTTGGGGATTCCAAATACTTGTTCGTTTTTGTTATTACCTCAAGTGGCTAATTTCCAAACCGCCATGTCATTGAAAGCTCCATATTTGTTTCATGGACGTGAACTGGGTTCTGATGAAAATTATGATCTTGCTGATGGTACCATGGGGTGTGGTAGAAGAAGTGATGCTTTCAAGTTTTATTTGGGTTGGTTATATTATGGTGAGCAAGGCTTTGCCAAACGTGTTGAGCATGCTTATTCTATTATGGAATATTttgttcaatcaattgaatcaaatccaaattttgaaattgttggtCCTCAATCACCACAATGTCTTCAggtttgtttttattatcatccTACAACAGtgaacaaatcaaatacgGAAATAACAAGATATGTCTCGAGAGAATTGCACAAATTAGGGAAATATTTAGTTGATTTTAGTCCTAACCCTGTTGACGATACTCAAGGTGAATTTTTCCGGGTGGTGTTCAATTCTCCTATTTTGAGtgataaaattgttgacGAGTTGATTGCCTCAATAATCAGTGTTGGCAGAGAATTAGAGTAA
- a CDS encoding fork head protein, putative (spliced gene;~Similar to S. cerevisiae FKH2;~possible role in virulence), producing the protein MSGQFITPKKRPLSELDSNGLLRTFEDPQDMINAVISTLSAPEEKTNVSIAYANDKNQATEIQAYAKIAGKDWTFYVKSLAVSIGRNTELSAPSNTNITTPLIDIDLGPAKVVSRSHAAITYNLDLRCWELKVLGRNGARIDGQKVSVDSPNVNALHSGAILDIGGTQMMFILPDAPAVVAPKMLEKCLLKYKEQQQNQNKRISSGPGVGGSTSFQMFDKAHLTHSPSSISANSLQSNLDQDLSKEEAKDIKPPYSYATMITQAILSNPQGVMSLSEIYNWIADHYAYYKYSKTGWQNSIRHNLSLNKAFEKVPRRPNEPGKGMKWQISESYKEEFLNKISDGTISKTRRGSSVSRQLSLHLATHNHLPESHKYTMDQQIHNGPAAPIPQQQQQQQQQQKRPPPQQQNSQPHYPIPPNPMQNNTMGYITQSNIYNMPNNDRRYTPFQQQPNPLMYQQQQQQQQQQHIGQTYNQLGRPLGQLGQPMMQPQPQGYTSSNIKPEQNSLKRNPSISNNSPKLAKGTDFELVSTESHSRSASYTTTQLHETSNFSSSANDSTSTAPTASTTTNGDIGLNFASPKKITALEAYTPERGSKGNSASTNNNNNNTNNNGKNITGGPNTNQSSPAFWNFVQFSTPNGQSPVRKSSEEVGNTSPTLNRKMKHDRTNDETTSPFKKDQRTEMIDS; encoded by the exons ATGTCAGGACAATTCATTACACCTAAAAAACGTCCCCTTTCCGAACTAGATAGTAATGGATTGCTTCGTACTTTTGAAGACCCTCAGGATATGATAAATGCGGTGATATCCACGTTACTGGCCCCGGAAGAAAAAACCAATGTTTCTATTGCATATGCTAATGACAAAAATCAAGCCACAGAAATCCAAGCTTATGCGAAGATTGCTGGGAAAGATTGGACATTTTATGTCAAGTCGTTGGCAGTTTCGATTGGAAGAAACACGGAATTGTCTGCACCCAGCAATACCAACATAACCACACCCTTGATAGATATCGACTTGGGTCCAGCTAAAGTAGTCAGCAGACTGCATGCTGCCATTACCTATAACCTAGATTTAAGATGTTGGGAGTTAAAAGTTCTTGGAAGAAATGGTGCAAGAATAGACGGTCAAAAAGTGAGTGTTGATTCTCCAAATGTCAATGCGTTACACTCGGGAGCGATCTTGGATATTGGTGGTACCCAAATGATGTTTATTTTACCAGATGCTCCAGCAGTTGTTGCACCCAAAATGTTGGAGAAATGTCTCCTCAAGTACAaggaacaacaacagaacCAAAACAAACGAATTTCAAGCGGACCTGGTGTTGGTGGCTCCACAAGTTTTCAAATGTTTGATAAAGCCCATCTAACCCATTCGccttcatcaatttcagcAAACTCGcttcaatcaaatttggaCCAAGATTTGTCGAAAGAGGAAGCCAAAGATATCAAGCCTCCTTATTCTTACGCAACAATGATCACTCAAGCAATCTTATCAAATCCTCAGGGTGTAATGTCATTGTCTGAGATTTACAACTGGATTGCTGATCATTATGCATACTATAAGTACTCGAAAACAGGGTGGCAAAACTCCATTAGACATAACTTGTCCTTGAATAAAGCGTTTGAGAAAGTGCCAAGAAGACCAAATGAACCAGGAAAAGGCATGAAATGGCAAATTAGTGAATCCTACAAGgaagaatttttaaataaaatatccGATGGAACCATTCTGAAGACCAGAAGAGGCTCATCAGTTTCTAGACAGTTGAGTTTGCATTTGGCTACTCATAACCATTTACCCGAATCACACAAATATACAATGGATCAACAGATACATAATGGCCCTGCTGCTCCAATACctcagcaacaacaacaacaacaacaacaacaaaaacgaccaccaccacaacaacagaatTCACAACCACATTACCCGATTCCTCCGAATCCTATGCAAAACAACACCATGGGATATATAACACAGTCCAACATTTACAATATGCCAAATAACGATCGTCGTTACACCCCATTCCAACAGCAACCAAACCCGCTTAtgtatcaacaacaacaacaacagcagcagcagcagcacaTTGGCCAAAcatataatcaattggGACGACCACTTGGCCAGCTTGGACAACCAATGATGCAACCTCAACCACAAGGCTATACGCTGAGTAATATTAAACCGGAGCAGAATTCcctaaaaagaaatccaTCGATTTCTAACAACTCACCAAAGTTGGCCAAAGGCACAG attttgaattagTATCAACAGAAAGCCATTCGAGAAGCGCATCATATACCACAACACAGTTGCATGAAACGTCCAATTTCAGTAGTTCTGCTAATGATAGTACTTCAACTGCCCCAACTGCTTCTACCACGACGAATGGGGACATTGGATTGAATTTCGCCAgtccaaaaaaaatcactGCTTTAGAAGCCTATACACCGGAAAGAGGATCAAAGGGCAACTCTGCAAgcaccaataataataataataacactAATAATAACGGGAAAAATATAACTGGTGGTCCAAATACAAATCAATCTTCACCAGCGTTTTGGAATTTCGTACAATTTAGCACTCCCAATGGACAATCCCCAGTCAGAAAGAGTAGTGAAGAAGTGGGGAATACTAGTCCTACATTGAATAGAAAAATGAAGCATGATAGGACAAATGATGAAACCACTTCACCGTTTAAAAAAGATCAACGGACTGAAATGATTGATCTGTGA